In Stomoxys calcitrans chromosome 2, idStoCalc2.1, whole genome shotgun sequence, the following proteins share a genomic window:
- the LOC106087740 gene encoding uncharacterized protein LOC106087740: protein MPNNYDTFSGVDDPVWPEYVSERELQGDYLQKAEQILDMALVTLETYDGPRYIVDKLLRASRSSVYLYQINALLIESSDVVHECNATILYEPWMKANCIAQAVFEFVDDEENKKIVVRRRDEVPYYKNVVALDGDAITPETSYIPLRIVENAGA, encoded by the exons ATGCCTAATAATTACGATACCTTTTCTGGGGTTGATGATCCAGTGTGGCCA GAATATGTATCGGAAAGAGAGCTGCAAGGTGATTATCTACAAAAGGCTGAACAAATACTGGACATGGCTTTGGTAACTCTGGAAACGTACGATGGGCCCCGCTACATAGTAGACAAATTGCTAAGGGCCTCTCGAAGCAGCGTCTACTTATATCAAATTAACGCTCTTCTCATTGAATCCTCGGATGTGGTGCATGAGTGTAATGCTACGATTCTGTATGAACCTTGGATGAAGGCCAATTGTATTGCCCAGGCCGTATTTGAATTCGTTGATGATGAGGAAAATAAGAAAATTGTTGTAAGACGCAGAGATGAAGTGCCATATTATAAAAATGTAGTGGCACTTGATGGTGATGCCATAACGCCTGAAACTTCATATATACCGCTACGAATTGTTGAAAATGCTGGTGCCTAG